From the genome of Halorussus caseinilyticus, one region includes:
- a CDS encoding zinc ribbon domain-containing protein produces MSSPTTPNFCSQCGESLSSGDSFCSQCGASVGEETTASTEAFSTGTTGPARHADLRRRVEGFAVDGWDVKRDHGDRVVMINRGIGSIGMHALLLVFTSGVGNLLYGWYSYSVGAERVELHADGTERRPSKGHSSGWNWRSAVAVAAGLTLGVSTALAAVLLLWVTSSLVPTLLAVTFLLTTVASVLFSAQFVPGVESPTTFGRRRRTDEEVVTEPTTPCSACARPVGTGVKRTFTEKRYVAGIPVETLETGENSYCRACANGDPFVGNVADDREKEREREFA; encoded by the coding sequence GTGAGTTCTCCCACTACTCCGAACTTCTGCTCGCAGTGCGGCGAGTCGCTGTCGTCGGGCGACTCGTTCTGCTCGCAGTGCGGGGCCAGCGTGGGCGAGGAAACGACCGCCTCGACCGAAGCGTTTTCGACCGGTACGACCGGTCCGGCGCGTCACGCCGACCTCCGTCGCCGCGTCGAGGGCTTCGCGGTCGATGGCTGGGACGTGAAACGCGACCACGGCGACCGAGTGGTCATGATAAACCGCGGAATCGGGTCCATCGGGATGCACGCGCTACTGCTCGTGTTCACCAGCGGCGTCGGCAACCTGCTCTACGGGTGGTACAGCTATTCGGTCGGCGCTGAACGGGTCGAACTCCACGCCGACGGCACCGAGCGCCGCCCGTCGAAGGGACACTCGTCCGGGTGGAACTGGCGGTCCGCCGTCGCCGTCGCCGCCGGTCTCACGCTCGGAGTCTCCACGGCGCTCGCCGCGGTGTTGCTCCTGTGGGTTACGTCGTCGCTCGTTCCGACCCTCCTCGCGGTCACGTTCCTGCTCACGACAGTCGCGTCCGTGCTGTTCAGCGCCCAGTTCGTCCCCGGCGTCGAGTCGCCGACCACGTTCGGCCGCCGACGCCGGACCGACGAGGAAGTCGTTACGGAACCCACCACGCCCTGTTCGGCCTGCGCGCGACCGGTCGGGACGGGAGTCAAGCGGACCTTCACCGAGAAGCGCTACGTCGCCGGGATTCCGGTCGAGACGCTCGAAACGGGCGAAAACAGCTACTGCCGAGCGTGCGCGAACGGCGACCCGTTCGTCGGGAACGTCGCCGACGACCGAGAGAAAGAGCGCGAACGCGAGTTCGCCTGA
- a CDS encoding FAD-binding oxidoreductase translates to MTHNCSFLSDLALDGEVSFGESARESHAADFGAEERGLGVTPDAVVWPESTADVSAVLAAADERRVPVTPFAAGTSLEGNAVPARRGVSLDCSRMDAVLDVRADDFQIDVEPGVYGSAVDEAVADEGLFFPPLPSSGDISTVGGMIANDASGMKTVKYGEVADWVLELEVVLADGSVVAAGSRAAKTSSGYNLKDLFVGSEGTLGVVTRATLELAGRPEQVRGARALFPSLDAAAEAVFDAARSGVDVATIELVDEDSARMANAYTGTDLPDAPTVFLEFHADHGVAREIDFCREVFADHDCQRFETAADDAEMSDLWEAREDLAYAIQLWDPDLTALHPGDVTVPISAYPEMVRFVKSAADDRDLLVPCFGHAGDGNLHYSVLVEEDDPGRVEAAHELYEATVEKAIDLGGTATGEHGIGLGKRDFLEVEHGPETVEAMRRLKRAFDPRDTLNPGKVFPETEDGGRVRADDDAPPHD, encoded by the coding sequence ATGACACACAACTGCTCGTTCCTCTCGGACCTCGCGCTCGACGGCGAAGTCTCGTTCGGCGAGTCGGCCCGCGAGAGCCACGCGGCCGACTTCGGGGCCGAGGAGCGCGGACTGGGCGTCACCCCCGACGCCGTGGTCTGGCCCGAATCGACCGCCGACGTGTCGGCCGTCCTCGCGGCGGCCGACGAGCGCCGGGTCCCGGTCACGCCGTTCGCCGCGGGGACGAGTCTGGAGGGCAACGCCGTCCCCGCCCGCCGCGGCGTCAGCCTCGACTGTTCGCGAATGGACGCCGTGTTGGACGTGCGCGCCGATGACTTCCAAATCGACGTTGAACCCGGCGTCTACGGCTCTGCGGTGGACGAAGCAGTCGCCGACGAAGGCCTGTTCTTCCCGCCGCTCCCCTCCTCGGGCGACATCTCGACCGTCGGCGGGATGATAGCGAACGACGCCTCGGGGATGAAGACCGTCAAGTACGGCGAAGTCGCCGACTGGGTGCTGGAGTTGGAAGTCGTCCTCGCCGACGGGTCGGTCGTCGCCGCCGGGAGCAGGGCCGCGAAAACCTCCAGCGGCTACAACCTCAAAGACCTCTTCGTCGGGAGCGAGGGCACCCTCGGGGTCGTCACGCGCGCGACCCTCGAACTCGCGGGCCGACCCGAGCAGGTTCGCGGCGCTCGCGCGCTCTTCCCGTCGCTCGACGCCGCGGCCGAGGCCGTCTTCGACGCCGCGCGCTCGGGCGTGGACGTGGCGACCATCGAACTCGTGGACGAGGACTCCGCGCGGATGGCAAACGCCTACACCGGCACCGACCTGCCCGACGCGCCCACCGTCTTCCTCGAATTCCACGCCGACCACGGCGTAGCGCGCGAAATCGACTTCTGCCGCGAGGTGTTCGCCGACCACGACTGCCAGCGGTTCGAGACTGCGGCGGACGACGCGGAGATGTCCGACCTCTGGGAGGCCCGCGAGGACCTCGCGTACGCCATCCAACTCTGGGACCCCGACCTGACCGCACTCCATCCCGGCGACGTGACGGTGCCAATCAGCGCCTACCCCGAGATGGTGCGGTTCGTCAAATCCGCCGCCGACGACCGCGACCTGCTGGTCCCCTGTTTCGGGCACGCGGGCGACGGCAACCTCCACTACTCCGTGCTGGTCGAGGAGGACGACCCCGGACGAGTCGAGGCCGCCCACGAACTCTACGAAGCCACCGTCGAGAAGGCAATCGACCTCGGCGGCACCGCGACGGGCGAACACGGCATCGGTCTCGGCAAGCGCGACTTCCTCGAAGTCGAACACGGTCCCGAAACCGTCGAAGCCATGCGCCGCCTCAAGCGGGCGTTCGACCCCCGCGACACCCTGAATCCGGGGAAGGTGTTCCCCGAGACCGAAGACGGCGGCCGAGTCCGCGCGGACGACGACGCACCACCTCACGACTGA
- a CDS encoding MBL fold metallo-hydrolase, with translation MTVRHDGLLVEWLGYAGLRLESPDGTVVYVDPGRYGTLTGEWRPDSPSVGHPEARDYRPEDGDLVLVTHDHHYDSEGIRRVAGDDAAVVVYEAVYPPKIDRDVEDVDDLPYEVVRVGDADDRLLGDVIVRSIPGYNDPDGPHTDSSGEPFHPEGFGVGYHLTLPGEGGDDVTVFWPGDSDALPGHAELDVSLFCPPIGGSFTMDRREAAELAEEMDPDLVLPIHYNTFEALETDSGAFAADVAGRGVPVVLDERSDG, from the coding sequence ATGACGGTTCGACACGACGGACTTCTCGTAGAGTGGCTCGGCTACGCCGGTCTGCGCCTCGAATCGCCCGACGGCACCGTAGTCTACGTGGACCCCGGCCGGTACGGGACGCTCACGGGCGAGTGGCGGCCCGACTCGCCGAGCGTCGGCCACCCCGAGGCGCGCGACTACCGCCCGGAGGACGGCGACCTCGTGTTGGTCACGCACGACCACCACTACGACTCCGAGGGCATCCGGCGCGTGGCGGGAGACGACGCCGCCGTGGTCGTCTACGAGGCGGTCTACCCGCCGAAAATCGACCGCGACGTGGAAGACGTAGACGACCTGCCCTACGAAGTCGTCCGCGTCGGCGACGCGGACGACCGACTGCTCGGCGACGTTATCGTCCGGTCGATTCCGGGGTACAACGACCCCGACGGTCCCCACACCGATTCGAGCGGCGAACCCTTCCACCCCGAGGGCTTCGGCGTCGGCTACCACCTCACGCTTCCCGGCGAGGGCGGCGACGACGTGACGGTGTTCTGGCCGGGCGACTCGGACGCTCTGCCGGGCCACGCGGAACTCGACGTGTCGCTTTTCTGCCCGCCCATCGGCGGGTCGTTCACCATGGACCGACGCGAGGCGGCCGAACTCGCCGAGGAGATGGACCCCGACCTCGTGCTTCCGATTCACTACAACACCTTCGAGGCCCTCGAAACCGACTCGGGCGCGTTCGCCGCGGACGTGGCCGGGCGCGGCGTTCCGGTCGTGCTGGACGAACGGAGCGACGGGTAA
- a CDS encoding cytochrome P450 produces the protein MTNRRKAKTPPGPDGLPVVGSLHEFARDQFEFERRMHREYGDVVRWKIPNGWIYHLADPDHIEHVLVRNNQNYVKGEAFQEALGPVTGNGILNSEGEFWRRQRHLVEPAFHPERISTYAEMMVDVTEGQTARWRDDEVRDVHSEMTALTLEIVGRSLFGLDLSDESERVGDALEVVMDASEFSLADLLPKEVPTPGRRRLENAVETLDRVVARIIRERKRNPTDDDVVSMLLSARDEEGEGMSDRQVRDEVMTLLLAGHETTALALTFTFFVLAQNPGVEEKLLAELDDVLGGDRPTMADLNDLTYLEQVVQESMRLYPPVPGIVREPVEDDYVGDYRIPAGVTVSMSQYHVHRDPRWYDDPMAFRPERWTDGFRESIPRLAYFPFAAGPRRCIGDRFAMLEARLVLATILQEFHLELVSSPALDLQPSITARPQNPVQMKIHEREGTQWDVSETEVEIS, from the coding sequence ATGACTAATCGCCGGAAGGCCAAGACGCCGCCGGGTCCCGACGGACTGCCGGTCGTCGGAAGCCTCCACGAGTTCGCCCGCGACCAGTTCGAGTTCGAGCGCCGGATGCACCGCGAGTACGGCGACGTGGTTCGCTGGAAGATTCCCAACGGGTGGATATACCACCTCGCGGACCCCGACCACATCGAACACGTCCTCGTCCGGAACAACCAGAACTACGTGAAGGGCGAAGCGTTTCAGGAGGCGCTCGGGCCGGTCACGGGCAACGGCATCCTGAACAGCGAAGGCGAGTTCTGGCGGCGACAGCGCCACCTCGTGGAACCCGCGTTCCACCCCGAGCGCATCTCGACGTACGCCGAGATGATGGTGGATGTGACCGAAGGCCAGACCGCCCGGTGGCGCGACGACGAGGTGCGAGACGTTCACTCGGAGATGACCGCGCTGACGCTCGAAATCGTCGGCCGGTCCCTGTTCGGTCTGGACCTGAGCGACGAGTCCGAGCGCGTCGGCGACGCGCTGGAGGTCGTGATGGACGCCTCGGAGTTCTCGCTGGCCGACCTGCTCCCGAAGGAGGTTCCGACGCCCGGCCGCCGCCGGTTGGAGAACGCGGTCGAGACGCTCGACCGCGTGGTCGCCCGCATCATCCGCGAGCGAAAGCGCAACCCGACCGACGACGACGTGGTATCGATGCTCCTGTCGGCCCGCGACGAGGAGGGCGAGGGGATGAGCGACCGGCAGGTCCGCGACGAGGTGATGACGCTCCTGCTGGCGGGCCACGAGACCACCGCGCTGGCGCTCACGTTCACCTTCTTCGTGTTGGCCCAGAATCCCGGCGTCGAGGAGAAACTACTCGCGGAACTCGACGACGTGCTGGGCGGCGACCGGCCGACGATGGCGGACCTGAACGACCTCACGTACCTCGAACAGGTCGTCCAAGAGTCGATGCGCCTCTACCCGCCGGTGCCGGGCATCGTCCGCGAACCGGTCGAGGACGACTACGTGGGCGACTACCGGATTCCGGCGGGCGTGACGGTCAGCATGAGTCAGTACCACGTCCACCGCGACCCGCGGTGGTACGACGACCCGATGGCGTTCCGACCGGAGCGGTGGACCGACGGCTTCCGCGAGTCCATCCCGCGACTGGCCTACTTCCCGTTCGCGGCGGGACCGCGCCGGTGCATCGGCGACCGCTTCGCCATGCTGGAGGCCCGCCTCGTGCTGGCGACGATTCTACAGGAGTTCCACCTCGAACTCGTCTCCTCACCCGCGTTGGACCTCCAACCGAGCATCACCGCGCGGCCGCAGAACCCGGTCCAGATGAAGATTCACGAGCGCGAGGGCACCCAGTGGGACGTGTCCGAGACCGAGGTAGAGATTTCGTAG
- a CDS encoding DNA topoisomerase IV subunit A, producing MSADNEAKAREQLIDLAAQFYDQFEQGEIPEMSVPTRTKSNIVFDEEEDVWVYGDRESTRSANSVRGARKLLKAIYTIDFLSEQLEEDRSSTLRELYYLSESWDVKEAQFSSQDESNQLVEDLEIVSEVTREDFHMRPEESGATIMGPLHLREQTRRGERDIHCQEDVGEGGYQIPNNPDTIEFLDNDADFVLCVETGGMRDRLVENGFDDEYNTIIVHLKGQPARATRRITKRLHDELGLPVTVFTDGDPWSYRIFGSVAYGSIKSAHLSEYLATPEAQFIGIQPEDIVEYDLPTDPLSDSDVNALESELEDPRFQTDYWEEQIEIQLDIEKKSEQQSLASHGLDFVTETYLPERLDAMGVL from the coding sequence ATGAGCGCAGACAACGAAGCCAAAGCCCGAGAGCAACTCATCGACCTCGCGGCACAGTTCTACGACCAGTTCGAGCAGGGCGAAATCCCCGAGATGTCGGTCCCGACCCGGACCAAGAGCAACATCGTCTTCGACGAGGAAGAGGACGTGTGGGTGTACGGGGACCGCGAGAGTACCCGGAGCGCCAACAGCGTCCGGGGCGCCCGTAAACTCCTTAAGGCTATATACACTATCGACTTCCTCTCCGAGCAGTTGGAGGAAGACCGGTCTTCGACCCTGCGTGAACTCTACTACCTCAGCGAGAGTTGGGACGTAAAGGAAGCCCAGTTCTCCTCGCAGGACGAGTCCAACCAGTTGGTAGAGGACTTGGAAATCGTCTCGGAGGTCACGCGCGAGGACTTCCACATGCGCCCCGAGGAGTCGGGCGCGACCATCATGGGTCCGCTCCACCTCCGCGAACAGACCCGGAGAGGCGAGCGCGACATTCACTGTCAGGAGGACGTGGGCGAAGGGGGCTATCAGATTCCGAACAACCCCGACACCATCGAGTTCCTCGACAACGACGCCGACTTCGTGCTGTGCGTCGAGACCGGCGGCATGCGCGACCGACTGGTCGAGAACGGTTTCGACGACGAGTACAACACCATCATCGTCCACCTCAAGGGGCAACCGGCGCGCGCGACCCGGCGCATCACCAAGCGCCTCCACGACGAACTCGGCCTGCCCGTGACCGTCTTCACGGACGGCGACCCGTGGTCGTACCGCATCTTCGGGTCGGTGGCCTACGGGTCCATCAAGTCGGCCCACCTCAGCGAGTATCTGGCCACGCCCGAAGCCCAGTTCATCGGCATCCAACCCGAGGACATCGTGGAGTACGACCTGCCGACCGACCCGCTCAGCGACTCGGACGTGAACGCCCTCGAAAGCGAGTTGGAGGACCCGCGCTTCCAGACCGACTACTGGGAAGAGCAGATAGAGATTCAGTTAGACATCGAGAAGAAGTCCGAACAGCAGTCGCTTGCGTCTCACGGTCTCGATTTCGTGACGGAGACGTACCTGCCCGAGCGGTTGGACGCGATGGGCGTGCTGTAG
- a CDS encoding ABC transporter permease: MGKRLTVAKRELASLRSEKTIVLAILIQLFVAAFSSFLAVGLVSLYDPGSVSNQFVVEFGVTGEAGEDIVPVVEDERGWRAVEYGTEEAAMRDFRRGEIHAVLMVERAPDGRARVRAVAPDGNVRTTLVVTQIKGVLEAFERNERQRLDSRLDRRPVELPPESSSSPYFGFTYTVLVPLLTFLPVFVSGSIAVDAIAEEYDRGTLELLRVTPLTATDIVDGKMLAMGVLAPVQAGAWLALLSLNGTAISNPLEILLLVTGFSVGVVTMGATAALAFRERKQAQFLFSMGVLVVFSATYLLPESPANAVAKLAIGSPTTTTHLSVAAYLVVSLAAFVGLRRLVGRRGLGE; the protein is encoded by the coding sequence TTGGGTAAGCGCCTGACGGTCGCCAAGCGCGAGTTGGCCTCGCTCCGGAGCGAGAAGACCATCGTGCTGGCAATCCTCATCCAGTTGTTCGTCGCGGCGTTCTCGTCGTTCCTCGCGGTCGGACTCGTCTCGCTGTACGACCCCGGGTCGGTCTCGAACCAGTTCGTCGTGGAGTTCGGCGTCACGGGCGAGGCGGGCGAGGACATCGTGCCCGTCGTCGAGGACGAACGCGGGTGGCGGGCCGTCGAGTACGGCACCGAGGAGGCCGCGATGCGGGACTTCCGCCGAGGCGAGATTCACGCCGTACTTATGGTAGAACGTGCGCCCGACGGTCGGGCGCGCGTGCGAGCGGTCGCGCCCGACGGCAACGTCCGGACGACGCTGGTCGTGACCCAGATTAAGGGCGTGCTGGAGGCGTTCGAGCGAAACGAGCGACAGCGACTCGACTCCAGACTCGACCGCCGACCCGTCGAACTTCCGCCCGAGTCGTCGTCGAGTCCCTACTTCGGGTTCACCTACACCGTGCTGGTTCCCCTCCTCACGTTCCTGCCGGTGTTCGTCAGCGGGTCCATCGCGGTGGACGCCATCGCCGAGGAGTACGACCGCGGGACGCTGGAACTGCTCCGGGTGACGCCGCTGACCGCCACCGACATCGTGGACGGGAAGATGCTGGCGATGGGCGTCCTCGCGCCCGTGCAGGCGGGCGCGTGGCTGGCGCTTCTGTCGCTCAACGGGACCGCGATTTCGAACCCCCTCGAAATCCTCCTGCTCGTGACCGGCTTTTCGGTCGGCGTGGTCACGATGGGCGCGACGGCGGCGCTGGCGTTCCGCGAGCGAAAGCAGGCCCAGTTCCTCTTCTCGATGGGCGTGCTGGTGGTGTTCAGCGCGACCTACCTCCTGCCGGAGTCGCCCGCCAACGCGGTGGCGAAGTTGGCCATCGGGAGTCCGACGACCACGACTCACCTCTCGGTCGCGGCGTATCTGGTCGTCTCGCTCGCCGCGTTCGTCGGTCTCCGGCGACTCGTCGGGCGTCGGGGACTCGGCGAGTAG
- a CDS encoding class I SAM-dependent methyltransferase, translating to MNSDEVRERWAERSGEYSPSYYAYYGPDETSEMILDLLDSFVGSDASVVELGCSSGRHLAHLHEHGYHRVHGVEINDEAFEVMDDAYPDLAAAGTFYNDAIETVAAEFEDRRFDAVFSVETLQHIHPDDEAVFGELARITDDLLVTVENEDRDGEPVSENEDDTEREARRGVNYVNEEFPLYYRNWNRIFTDRGLTEVAHRATKRDTLRAFRRPDGS from the coding sequence GTGAATTCCGACGAAGTTCGAGAGCGGTGGGCCGAGCGGTCGGGGGAGTACTCGCCGAGTTACTACGCGTACTACGGCCCGGACGAGACGAGCGAGATGATTCTGGACCTGCTCGACTCGTTCGTGGGGTCGGACGCGTCCGTCGTGGAACTGGGGTGCAGTTCGGGCCGCCACCTCGCGCACCTCCACGAACACGGTTACCACCGGGTTCACGGCGTCGAAATCAACGACGAAGCCTTCGAGGTGATGGACGACGCGTACCCCGACCTCGCCGCCGCCGGGACGTTCTACAACGACGCCATCGAGACGGTCGCGGCGGAGTTCGAGGACCGCCGGTTCGACGCGGTGTTCTCGGTCGAGACGCTCCAGCACATCCATCCCGACGACGAGGCGGTCTTCGGCGAACTGGCCCGGATTACCGACGACCTGCTCGTCACCGTCGAGAACGAGGACCGTGACGGCGAGCCGGTCTCCGAGAACGAAGACGACACCGAACGCGAGGCGCGCCGCGGCGTCAACTACGTCAACGAGGAGTTCCCGCTCTACTATCGAAACTGGAACCGCATCTTCACCGACCGCGGACTTACCGAGGTCGCACACCGAGCGACCAAGCGCGACACCCTCCGGGCGTTCCGCCGCCCCGACGGTTCCTGA